ATTTTAGGTAAAATCGAAGGAGCCCTTTTAATTAAAAACAATACTAACTAAGATACCGTTTGGTATACATCCGCGGGCTCAACGTTAGTGGTAATAACTTTTAGGTCCTGCAAAGTAGATATAACGGTCTGTAGCATTTCCTCTGAAATAGGTTCACCCGTAGACCAGCGGGTACTTTTAAACCAGGCTACCGCATCTTCCGGTTGCAAATGAAATTTCTCCACAACCAAATCTACAGATTGCGGGTTAGTCATAAATTTTTGACAAGTGCGATTAATAACAGTGAGTACTTTTTGCACAGCAGGTAAATTATTTTGCAGCACTTCTTCCCGAACCGCAATAACAAAACAAGGCCAAGGCGTGAGCGTTTCGCCTACCCGCCGGAATTCGCCGGAATCCACGAGGGGTTTGGTCATGAATTTTTCCCACATAAAAGCATCGGCTTCCTGGTTTTTAAAAGCGGCTCTAGCGCCATCCAGATTGCCCACCAATACCAATTCCTGCGCCTGTGGGTTCCACCCGCGTTGGGTCGCATCTACAAAAGCCATTAAGTGCGAACCGGAACCCATCCGGCTTACCGCGTAGCGTTTTCCTTGTAAATCATCAGGCGACTGAAAACTAGAATTTGCCGGCACGTGAATGCCCCAGATCAGCGGCGATTCTACGTACACCTGTACAATTTTACTGGGATTGCCATTGGCAATATCGGCCACAATGCCTTCAGTAAGTAAAACGGCTATGTCTAAAGTCCCATTGCGTAAATCTTTCGCCATGGCACCGGTTCCCCCTGGGTAATCGGTCCAGGTTAAATTAATGTTTTCGGCCTGGAACAAGCCTTGCTCTATGGACTGGTGCCAGGGAATGTTAAAATGTTCGGGTACGCCGCCAATGCGTAGCTGAGTGGTTTCTTGCATAGTTTTTTAAATTTTTAATAGGTTGCCAGCTTGTATACTGTTCCAAGCTGGTTCGGTTTATTTCTTTTAAATCGGAAAGATTTTTTAATGAGATATTAAAACTATGGGTAAACGTGTTATTTAAAAAATTCTCGTTCGCATAGCTGCTGCAGTAGCTTTATTGTATAGTGGAGTTGTTTCATAGCTGAGGTCTTTGTTCTTTTTGTCTTGATACAAAAAGAACCAAAAAAATCAAGACGCTAAAAACTCGCTGACCGCTCGAACAGTTTAGCGTCACTTTTTGCACCTGGCTAAAGCTACTTGTTGCATATCTAATGGGAAAAAGGATAAATATTGTAGCTGTTTATTTTACTCAATTGTAATGTATGTTCGCTTTTTCTGGTCAGATACTTGAAGGGTGTATTCATTTGTTTAAAAAGTTGTCCAAATCCAACATCCAACATCTAATCTCCAATTACTCTTCCAACAATTCTGGTTGGGATGGGGTTGTTTCTGGTTCCAGGTCTGATTCCCGGAGAAAATTGGTATCGATGGTTTTGGTGGTGCGCGCGCCTAATACTTTTAATTGCTGCACTTTCCGGATTAAGTTGCCTTTGCCTTCAGTGAGTTTGTTCATGGCGGCGGTGTAACTGGTCTGGCTGCTTTCAATGCTTTTGCCAATGGCTTTTA
The sequence above is a segment of the Adhaeribacter swui genome. Coding sequences within it:
- a CDS encoding substrate-binding domain-containing protein, with product MQETTQLRIGGVPEHFNIPWHQSIEQGLFQAENINLTWTDYPGGTGAMAKDLRNGTLDIAVLLTEGIVADIANGNPSKIVQVYVESPLIWGIHVPANSSFQSPDDLQGKRYAVSRMGSGSHLMAFVDATQRGWNPQAQELVLVGNLDGARAAFKNQEADAFMWEKFMTKPLVDSGEFRRVGETLTPWPCFVIAVREEVLQNNLPAVQKVLTVINRTCQKFMTNPQSVDLVVEKFHLQPEDAVAWFKSTRWSTGEPISEEMLQTVISTLQDLKVITTNVEPADVYQTVS